Proteins co-encoded in one Cricetulus griseus strain 17A/GY chromosome 1 unlocalized genomic scaffold, alternate assembly CriGri-PICRH-1.0 chr1_1, whole genome shotgun sequence genomic window:
- the Mrpl30 gene encoding 39S ribosomal protein L30, mitochondrial: MAGILRSVFQKPPGRLQTVNKGVESLIGTDWIRHKFTRSRIPDKVFQPSPEDHEKYGGDPQHPHKLHIVTRIKSTKRRPYWEKDTIKMLGLQKAHSPQIHKNIPSVNEKLKVVKHLIRIQPLKLPQGLPTEETMSSTCLKSNGELVVQWHLKPVEQEAKS; this comes from the exons ACTGTGAATAAAGGTGTGGAGTCTCTCATTGGTACAGATTGGATTCGTCACAAATTTACCAGATCAAGAATTCCAGATAAA GTGTTTCAGCCTAGCCCTGAAGATCATGAAAAATATGGTGGGGACCCCCAGCATCCTCATAAACTGCACATTGTCACAAgaataaaaagtacaaaaaggCGTCCATACTGGGAAAAAGATACAATCAAGATGCTTGGACTACAGAAG GCACATAGCCCTCAAATTCACAAGAACATCCCTTCAGTGAACGAAAAGTTGAAAGTGGTTAAACACTTGATACGAATCCAGCCCCTGAAGCTGCCACAAGGACTTCCCACAGAAGAGACCATGTCTAGCACGTGCCTCAAGAGCAATGGGGAATTGGTGGTACAGTGGCATCTAAAGCCTGTGGAGCAGGAAGCCAAGTCCTGA